TTTCTATTATATCAACTTATGAAAATGCGGCCTCATATTCTCGTATGTACAATGATATCGAAATCCCATATCGAATAATACTTTCTTGGTATTTTCAATATGTGCACCTAGCTGTCCTTTTTTATGACTGTCGCTTCCAATCGTGATAATCTCACCGCCTAATTTTTTATATAAAGTAAGTATATCTTTGGATGGTGTCATATCCGTAAGTCCATATCTGTAGGATGACGTATTTACTTCTATTCCTTTTCCATCACGAATGACAATTTTTAAAATTTCATTAACTATGTCTGAAATCTTTTCAAACGGATATGTGCCATTTTTATCATATCTTATAATAATATCTAAATGTCCCAAAACACTATAATTTTTATATTGTTTTACAATTTCCAGCAGCTCTTGATAATATTTTTCGTTATATTCTTTCTGGCTCTTTCCTTTCTGAAAATCCTGTGTCCATAATTCCAAGTTATCTATTTGATGCACAGATAGAATAATAAAATCAAATGGATATTTCACAAAGAGCTTTTCATATTGAGAAATTGTATGCACCTGTACTCCAAACTCCATTCCCTTTTTTATAGCAATCAAGTCACCATATAAATATTGTAATTCCTTAATCGTCTCAAAATATTCTGGATAATACACATTTGCCATAGGCATACCATCGCGATATTGAATTTCTTTCTTATCATTCCAGTCCAGCTTAACTCCATAATCTACATGATCCGTAAAACATATTTCTTCCATTTTTATTTGTATTGCATCTTTTACAACCTCTTCCATTTCATAAACAGAATCATCGCTAAATTCTGTGTGAACATGATAATCAGCAAACATTTTCTTCATCCCTTCAAGCAGTTTTTTTTACCAGCAATTCATGCATCATCACCATTAATAAAAGAATGATTAGCAAATATACCGGCAGCAAAACAATATTTATATGCTTTGCAATTAAGCCGAATAGCGGCGGCATCACACAGGTTCCCACATATGCACTTGCCATCTGAACCCCGATGATTGCCTGTGACTTATCCGCACCAAAACGGGACGGAGTGGAGTGAATAATACATGGGTAGATTGGCGCACATCCAAAACCAAAGAAAAACAAGCCGACCAAAGATATTACTTCATTTAACGGCAGTAACATCATAATAATACCAGCCGCAATGATTCCCTGCCCCAGACGAATCATTTGTAAATCGCTTAATTTCATACTTATAAATCCACTTAATACCCTCCCAATGGTAATACCAATAAAAAACATACTTGCAAAACCAGCCGCTGTCTCAATTGAAAATCCTTTGATCAGGGTAAGATAACTGCTTGCCCATAAGCCGGTCGTCTGTTCCAAAGCACAGTAGCAAAAGAAACAAAGCATTACTTCTTTTGCTCCAGAAATCTGAATTACCTCTTTCAAAGGCAATGCTTTTCCCGCTAAAATATCATTCTCTTCTGCCGTCCCTTTTTGGTTCTTCCATAACGGCAGGCTAAAAAACAAAACTACTGCAAAAGCAATCTGTAAAAAGGAAATATACTGATAACCTGCATTCCAATTCTGACCATGCTTCAAGGCATATCCCATCATATAAGGCCCAATAGTTGCGCCGATTCCCCACATACAATGAAGCCAACTCATATGTCTGCTTGCATAGTGAAGTGCTACATAATTATTCAAGGATGCATCAACACTACCTGCTCCAAGTCCGTAAGGAACTGCCCAGAAACAAAGCAAACCAAATGAGTGTGAACTGGAAAAGCCAAATAAAGCAACTGCCGTCATAGTAATGCTGATGGTCGTTATCTTTCCGGTTCCAAATTTACGGGTAAGTTTATCACTCTGTAAACTTGAAACAACGGTTCCGATTGCAATAATCATAGAAATGACGCCTATGTATGAAATCGGCACCCCAAATTCCATATACATGGATGGCCATGCCGAACCCAATAAGGAATCGGGCAATCCAAGACTAATAAATGCAATATAGATAATTACTAACAGTAATTGAAACATATTGATCTCCTTCTCTTTTTTGTGATATAATAATATCATCATTCAACGAACTTTTATATAATATTTCACTCGAAATTATATAATAAAATCGTTAAAGAGAAGGTATCTTGTATGAGCATAGCAAAATGTAATGTAACAGTGAATTCTTCCGGTGAAGAAGTTCAAAAGCATGGAACGTCAGAATTCCCGATTGCTTTTTATGAGGAAAACTTATCAAGCTATTCTATTCCCTGGCACTGGCACGAAGATTTTGAGATTATATGGGTAATCTCAGGATCGATAAAAGTATCTGTTAATAGCACAGAACATATCCTAAACAAAAATCAAGGGATATTTATCAATGCAGGCTTTCTTCATTCCATTCATGCAACAAACGATGGCGAATACGTTTTAAGATCCATTGTTTTTCATCCAAGGCTAATCGGAAGCATAGATAGTATATACTGGCAAAATTATATTGAGCCGATTATCCAGAATAAAAATCTGCCATACATTTTATTAGACCCATTCATTAACTGGCAGGACAAAATACTCGCTTACTCGATTTCTGTATGGAACAGACTTTATAACACTGAAAATGGTTTTGAAATATATGTCAGGAACGAATTATCGCAATTGATTCTAATTGTGCTAACAAATCATTCCATATGTGAAGCAAAACCCAGCATTCGAAATCTTCGAAATGCCGATCGAATAAAAACCATGCTTCAATACATTCAGATGCATTTTTCAGAAACCATAACCATCTCTACTTTAGCAAGGGTAGCGCTGATCAGTGAAAGCGAAGTTCTGCGCTGTTTTCACCGTACAATCCATTCCACACCGAATCAGTACCTGAAACAATATCGAATCCAAAAAGCATGTCAAATGTTAATCGATACAGATATGACTTCTATCGATATTGCCTTTCAATGCGGATTTCAAAGCAGCAGCTACTTTACGAAAACTTTCCGAGAACAGATTGGCTGTACCCCTTTGGAGTACAGAAAAAGGGATCAGCAATGCTAATCCCTCTTTCTAATGTAATGAAAAGTTAGACACGACGACCAACTGATATTCGGCAAAAACATTGAATTTTTCTATTTCGAATCTACATATTAAAATCTTCTGCATCTTTTACGGGGTACCCTTTAGTAATCAGGGCTTTAGCAAAAAGTCCCTGACCAGATATTAGCTTCCCGGTAAATGTTCCATCATATATATTGTTAACTCCGCAAGTTGGACTTCTTGACTGCAAAATAGCCAAATCAATTTTTTCTCCTTCTATTTTTTCTAATGCAAGCGCAACTGCTTTCCTATAATCAGAATCAACATTATTTCCCTTATCATCCATCACTACTTCATCAACAATCTCAGCACATGGTCGGGGAATAGGCATATTGGCTAACATTTCAGGACAAATACTGAGAACCTCTTTTCCTTTTAGATATT
This window of the Clostridium kluyveri DSM 555 genome carries:
- a CDS encoding histidinol-phosphatase HisJ family protein, translating into MFADYHVHTEFSDDSVYEMEEVVKDAIQIKMEEICFTDHVDYGVKLDWNDKKEIQYRDGMPMANVYYPEYFETIKELQYLYGDLIAIKKGMEFGVQVHTISQYEKLFVKYPFDFIILSVHQIDNLELWTQDFQKGKSQKEYNEKYYQELLEIVKQYKNYSVLGHLDIIIRYDKNGTYPFEKISDIVNEILKIVIRDGKGIEVNTSSYRYGLTDMTPSKDILTLYKKLGGEIITIGSDSHKKGQLGAHIENTKKVLFDMGFRYHCTYENMRPHFHKLI
- a CDS encoding MFS transporter — encoded protein: MFQLLLVIIYIAFISLGLPDSLLGSAWPSMYMEFGVPISYIGVISMIIAIGTVVSSLQSDKLTRKFGTGKITTISITMTAVALFGFSSSHSFGLLCFWAVPYGLGAGSVDASLNNYVALHYASRHMSWLHCMWGIGATIGPYMMGYALKHGQNWNAGYQYISFLQIAFAVVLFFSLPLWKNQKGTAEENDILAGKALPLKEVIQISGAKEVMLCFFCYCALEQTTGLWASSYLTLIKGFSIETAAGFASMFFIGITIGRVLSGFISMKLSDLQMIRLGQGIIAAGIIMMLLPLNEVISLVGLFFFGFGCAPIYPCIIHSTPSRFGADKSQAIIGVQMASAYVGTCVMPPLFGLIAKHINIVLLPVYLLIILLLMVMMHELLVKKTA
- a CDS encoding AraC family transcriptional regulator is translated as MSIAKCNVTVNSSGEEVQKHGTSEFPIAFYEENLSSYSIPWHWHEDFEIIWVISGSIKVSVNSTEHILNKNQGIFINAGFLHSIHATNDGEYVLRSIVFHPRLIGSIDSIYWQNYIEPIIQNKNLPYILLDPFINWQDKILAYSISVWNRLYNTENGFEIYVRNELSQLILIVLTNHSICEAKPSIRNLRNADRIKTMLQYIQMHFSETITISTLARVALISESEVLRCFHRTIHSTPNQYLKQYRIQKACQMLIDTDMTSIDIAFQCGFQSSSYFTKTFREQIGCTPLEYRKRDQQC
- a CDS encoding DUF523 domain-containing protein, with the translated sequence MKVLVSACVLGCNCKYNGRNNRNEAVIEYLKGKEVLSICPEMLANMPIPRPCAEIVDEVVMDDKGNNVDSDYRKAVALALEKIEGEKIDLAILQSRSPTCGVNNIYDGTFTGKLISGQGLFAKALITKGYPVKDAEDFNM